Genomic window (Asticcacaulis excentricus CB 48):
GCGATCCTTGTCAAAAATGATGGTGCGCGGGCGCGCCTTCTGGGCCTGAGCCGCAAGGAAGTTGAGCACCACGGTCTTACCCGACCCCGACGGCCCGATCAGGGTGAAATTGCCAAGGTCCGAGGCGTGGAAGTTGAAGAAATAAGGCGTAGCCGCGGTCGTTTCAAAGACGGTGATCGCCTCGCCCCAGTGGTTGTCGGCGGCTTGTCCTAACGCAAACCCATGCAGGCTAGCCAGTCCTGCAAAGGCCGAGACTGAAATCAACGCCTTACGCGAAATATAGGTCTCATTGCCTGGAAACTGCGCCCAGAAGGCCGGTTCGAGATTGATGTCTTCGCGGACCGCTACGGCTCCCGTATCGGCCATTGCCGACGTGACCTGTGCTGCCGCCTGATCCAGCGCGCTAAGGCTCGGTGCACGCACGCAGACTGTCAGGTGATGCTCGCCCAAAGCCGTCTGACCCGACGCCAGTTCGTCCTTGGCCGCCATAAGGCCTGCACGCAGGGTAATGCCGTCATCATCGGCGGCGCGCAGACGACGCAGGGCCAGATTGACGCGCTCAAGACCGATCTGACGATCCACGAACTGAAAGCTCTGCGACACAGTCATTTCATAGGGCAGGTGGAGCAGGGCATCAAGCATGCCCGGCGCGGCCTGCGGCGGATATTCCTTCACTGAAATGAGCGCGCCGAATGACTTATCTGCGCCGGCGCCTTTCATTTCAAAAGCATCGATGCCAAAGCTCAGGCGCTGATAAGGCAGGTACTGCCCTACATCGTCGCGAGCTAGCGGATCGGGCTTGAGCACCGGGCGCATCTCGCCGTGCATCAGGGCCGATAGCAGTTCCAGCGGCTCGGAACAGCGGCCGCCACGCGTCTCATAAGAGGTCAAAAGCCGCGGGCCATAGCGCCCAAGCGCAGCCATCAGGGCGTCGCGCGCCGCATCGAGGTCCCGAAGTTCCGCCCCCAAACCGTCACGATCGGCCCCGGAATGCGCGCCAAACAACTTGCCGAGGCTTTCGGAAAGTCCGGCCTTTCCACGCGCCGGGCGACGCAAAATGGTTATGAACAGATCGTTGACGAACAGTTCGCGCGATTGCAGACGGTCCTGCCAGCGGGCATTGATGTATTCGGCTATGGGGTCATCGTACTGCCCACTGCTGGTCACCGATACTTTTCGGCGGACGATATGGTGGTGGAGCACCAGCCGCGAGTCCCCGATGGCACGGAGCGCGCTCTCCCGCAGAGCGTGCAGACCGTTAAGGTCGGTCGTGTCCGCCGTTTCAAATCCAAAACCATCGATATAGAGAGCCTGCATCAGCGACCCGTCACGCAGCGTAACCGTGTGGTCATTATAGAGATGGGCAAAAGGCAGGCGATCACCGATCCGCTGCTCCTTGGTGCCCAGACTCATGACTTGCCCGAACAGGCCTTTACTCATGCGAAAACCTTACGGTAAATAGGAGTTGCAGCGCCAGAATTTATAATTCCGGATCCGCGGGGTGCGGCTCACCTTAGTGAACCACAGGTCGAACAGGCGTGGTTCACGCAGACAGGCCAGATAACCTACGGCATGCACCAGAAGCGCAATCCCCAGAGCCCAGAACGACCGCGTGACCAGAAAGGCCTCGGTGGTGATCATGAAGTTAAGGATGAAGTAGGAATAGGTCACGCCCGCAAACATTTGCGGCTGGGTCAGCGCCCGGAAAATCGGCGCCTTGACCAGAGCGACGGTCTCTTCGCTCATGCCTCAGCCCACGGCCGTACGGATGCCCGCCACGATGGTGGCCGCGCCGAACAGGATAAAAATGCCGAGGATGACGGTGGCCCCGAAGCGCCAGTTCATTCGACCAGACAGCATCATAAAGCCGACGGCGGCTACAGCGATCACGGCCACGGCGGTGGCAACATTGCCCAATAGCGTGCCCTGAATCCAGCCAAGCGCATTGACAATTGGGCCGGAACCAGCGGGGTCCTGCGCAAAGGCCGGTGATGCGGCAAGCAGCGGCAGAAGGGCGGGCAGGAATTTACGGACTTTCATAGGTCTATCCTTACGAGCATGTCTCGGTCGGTTGAGGATCGGTCTTTACGCTCAGCCGGTCAAGGCTGCGGGCGACATAGGCCTGGGTTTCGGTATAGGGCGGCACGCCGCCGTGGCGGTTGACTGCGCCGGCCCCGGCATTATAGGCGGCTAGCGCCAGATCAATACGACCGTCAAAGCGGTCAAGCTGACGGCGCAGATAAGCGGCACCGCCGAACACATTGCCTTGCGGATCAAAGGGGTCGACGCCCAGTTCGGCGGCGGTCGCGGGCATAAGCTGCATTAGGCCGATGGCCCCGCGTGGCGAGATGGCCTTCGGATTAAAGTCCGACTCCTGTCGGATGACCGCGATCAGAAAATCAGCGCTGAGACTATAGCGTTCGGCGGCGGCCTGGATCACATCCTGATAGGGCAGGGATGTCGTTTGAACGGTTACCGGCGGCACGGAGGCGCACAGGGTGTGAAAGTCGCCATCGTCGGCCAGCTCAAACACCTGCGCAGCGGTGGGTAAAGCGGCGCAAAGCACCACACCCATTGTTCCCGCTGTCGTCAAAAATGCCCGCACGGGCCGCTCCTTGCTCACGCTCTGTACCGCGCACTATACCGCGTCACGGCTGCACCGTCCCGGTGAAGATGTCATCTGGTCAAGCGGCTCTAACAGTTAAGTTTGTCAGATTTGTTACGCTCGCCCCCCAATAATCTTTGCACGGAGAATTCTTGCGATTCGCCGCTGTTGTCAGCATACACCGCGCGGTCCTTAATTTACAGGAAGCCGGGGTTGGGTTGTGAGAAATTGCGCGGACTAGGGAAGAAGGCAATGCCATCTGTGCCATATCCAGTCGGCGTAACTAGTTGCGGTAATCGAGGCGATCTCGGGATGGGTGGGGCAAAACGTCGTCTGAGCCAGAAACTGGCGGGCCTCTGTATTGGTCGGCTTGAGCAACACCGGATGTGGGGTCTTTACGCAAACCACCGAAGCATTGCCTCCACCTCCACCTCAGTCCACAGGCGGGCAGGGCAAGAAACAATGCTATCACGCAAGCATGGGCGGCTTTTTCGAGACGGAGCCTAAACGCCTTCCGTCCGTTCCAGAATGTGACCTGCGCTGACGGGTTGCCACACAGAACAGCCTGACTTTCTGCATAAAAACATGCCCCGCGAGGTTTTTACAGGCATGATGATTGCCATCAAAGATGATGACACTATCCCCTGAGAACATTAAGAAATCAAAATTTTTGCCATTAACAATTCGTGACAAAACGGCAATCTCAAAAGGGGCGCGGAGGGCTTCACTCCATCTAAGGGGCTGAGGCGGGCCACTCTGCAGCTATTTTTCGTCATGCAGATCAAGCGACAAAAAGCCCTCAGGCGCGGTTTCGTGGCAGTTAAACCCTGATAAATTAAATAACTCCGACAATTAATTTACATAATCGTATATTTTATAATTGACCCCGCTGGCTAAGGAGGGTTACATTTTTGATGGGTGGGGCACTCTTGGTTCCGGTGAAGAGGCCCGTGCCCGGCTTACCGTGCGGCCTCTGATGACATTAAAGACTCCCTACGTGTTATCGGAGATCGCTAGTAACTTGCATGTCCGCCACGCTTCACTTTTGTCGTGTGGTGTAAACCTTCATTCTTAGTCGGCCTCCGCAAACCCCGTGGATCAGCCAAGCCCCTAACGCGAAAAAGAACCCTGAGTATTTTTCGAAAGTATCTCCACTTCTTACCCGACGGAGTGAACCATGACGCCATCCGCCGTTTCGACCCTGACCCGCCGCGCCAGCCTTACGGCCATAGCGGGGGCGCTGGCCGCCCCCAGTCTGGCGCGGGCCGCTGATACAGGAGGTCTGGCTTGGAACAGCGCGGACGCGCAGACCACAGTTCATGAGACGCCGGATTTCCATATCGAGCTTCAGGAAACCTCCCAAACCCTCGTCTCTCTGGCTCCGAAGGGTGTAGGGGGAGGCTTTGACTTCGCCCCGCGCCACCGTTTTACCCAGCGTCTGGGCGACGGGTGCTACCGTCTAGGCGATCTCGACCTGCGTGTGCGCATCGAAGGGGAAGAAAAGTGGAGCGACCATTCGACGGCCTATCGCCGTGTGAAGGTCAAAGCCCTGCCAAAGCCCGAGGGGGCGCTGGCCTCAGCGGACATTACCCCCAGCCTTGGCGCGGAGATGCCGCTGAAGGTGGTGCGGACGTGGAGTGTGTCTGAGGGCAAGCTGGTTTTGCGCTTTACACTGGCGAACCCCACCCAGAAGACGATTGAAGTCGGCGGTCTGGGCATGGCCATGGTCTTCGACAATATCATCAGCGGGCGTCATCTCGATGAGGCTCATGATGTCGCCTCTTTCTACGATCCCTATGTCGGTCTGAATGCCGGCTATCTTCAGGTCAACCGACTGAACGGGCAGGGGCCCTCCTTGCTGGTCCTTCCAGCCAACGATACGGCGAAGTTCGAGCTGTATAAGCCGATCCTCAACACGCGCGATGGCGACAAAAAGCTGGCGATCTACAGCGATATCGAGCCGCGCAACATGACGTTTGAAGGCTTTTATAGCTGGATGACGCACGCCAAAGGTTTTGCCGACAGCGAATGGAAGGGCGTCGAGCAGTGGAACACGCCCACTTCGCTGATGCTCAAGCCGGGGCAATCGACCAGCGTGGCGCTGAAATTCGTTCTGTCGCCGTCTATCCGTGAGATCGAGCCGACCCTGATCAAACAGGGCCGTCCGGTCGCTGTCGGCATTCCCGGCTATGTGGTGCCGACCGACCTGCCCGCCGACCTCTTTATCCATGCGCCGAAGGCGGTCAAAGCTTTAGGGGTGCATCCGCAGGGCGCGCTGGAGGTCACGCCTGTCGGGGCTATTAGGGGCGGCTGGCTGAAATACAGCGTGATGGGCAAGGCGTTGGGTCGCGCGCGGCTGACACTGACCTATGCCGACGGTACGCAACAGACTATCCATTACAAGGTGACCAAGCCCCAAGCAGAGGCCGTGGCCGATATGGGGCAGTTCCTGACCACGAAGCAGTGGTACGAAAACCCCAATGATCCGTTCAAGCGCTCGCCGTCGATCATGATTTTCGACCGCGAAAAGAACGCACTGGTGCTTCAGGACAATCGAGTCTGGGTATCTGGCCTGTCAGACGAAGGCGGGGCCGGGGCGTGGCTGGCGGCCATCATGAAACAGCTCGACAATCCGAATCCCGAAGAGGTGCAGAAGTTCGAGCGCTTTGCCAACACCACGCTTTGGGGGCAAATTCAGACACCAGACGGCCCCGATAAATACGGCGTGCGCAAGTCACTGATGTTCTATGACCCAGAAGGGATGCCCAACGGCACCTATGATGCGTCTCTGAACTGGAAGGTATGGTCGGCCTGGGATCGCAAGCACGCCGCCGATCTGGGACGGTCCTACAACTACCCGCACCCGGCGGCGGCCTGGTGGACGCTGTATCGACTCGGCCGCTATAACACGGGCATGACGTCTGGTGAAACCTGGCAAACCTATCTGACGCGGGCGGCCGAAACCATCAAGGCCATGATGAGTAAGGCCCCTTACTACACGCAGTTCGGTCAGATGGAAGGCGACGTCTTCCTCTACATCCTCCTCGATCTGAGGCGTGAGGGCTGGACCGAACTGGCCAGTGAGGTCGAGGCGTTGATGAAAGGCCGCGTCGAAATCTGGAAGACGCTGAAATATCCTTTCGGCTCGGAAATGCCGTGGGATTCAACCGGTCAGGCCGAGGTCTATATGTGGATGCGCTATTTCGGCCATCAGGATAAGGCCGACGTCACGCGCGAAGTCATCATGGCCTATGACCCTGCCATCCCGCACTGGGGCTATAACGGCTCGGCCCGTCGCTTCTGGGACTTTCTCTATGCCGGGAAGCTGTCGCGCATTGAGCGTCAGTTGCACCATTACGGCTCGTCGTTGAACGCCGTGCCTCTGTTTGACGCCTATCGCGAAACGCCGGATGACCTCTATATGCTGCGTGTCGCCTATGGCGGCCTGATGGGGTCACTGACCAATATCGACCAAGAGGGTTTTGCCTCAGCGGCCTTCCATTCCTTCCCGGACGCCATGAAGTGGGATGCCGTCAATGGCGACTATGGCATGAGCTTCTTCGGTCACGCTGTGACCTCGGCCTCATATCTGGTCAAACACACTGTGTTCGGCTGGATCGGCTTTGGCGGCGTGGTCAAGACATCGAATGGTGTAATCCATCTTACGCCCAAGGATAGCGCTCGACGTCGCGTCTTCATCGCGCCAGCCGGTCTGTGGATCACGCTCGATGCCGGCAAGATCGCTGAGGTAGGCTATGATAGTGTTAGCGGTAAGGTGCGCTTGACGCTGGAGGCTGCCGACGCGCAAACGCCCGTCGCCTACATTAATTTTGAAACCACGGTGAAGGGAGCCAAGCCCTACAGCCTCAAGGGCGAGAAGGCTCTGGGTGCCTATGCGGTGCCACTGAAGGCCGAAGCCATCACCCTCGACCTGAACCCCGCCTGATACAGGAATACGCCAGATGATCCGCACGACCTTTCAAACTGATCGCCGCGCCCTGCTGTGTGGGGCCGGGGCCCTGACGCTTCTGACTGCAATTGGCGGCCCGGCCGTGGCCTCAGCCCCGATCGTCGCCAGGCCCATTCCGCTGACACAGGTGCGCCTGCTGCCGTCGCCTTTCCTTGAGGCCGTCGAAGCCAACCGTCGCTACTTGTTGTTCCTGTCGCCTGACCGCTTTCTTTACAATTATCACAAGTTTGCTGGTATGCCGGTGAAAGGGGAGATCTACGGCGGTTGGGAATCGGACACCATCGCCGGCGAAGGGCTGGGGCACTATCTATCGGCCTTATCGCTTATGCACGCCCAGACGGGTGACAACGAATGCGTGGCGCGCATCCACTACATTATTTCGGAACTTGAAAAAGTGCAGGCGGCGCACGGCGACGGCTATGTAGCAGGCTTTATGCGTAAGCGTAAGGACGGCTCTATCGTCGATGGAAAGGAAATCTTCCCGGAAATTATGGCGGGCGATATCCGCTCGGCGGGCTTCGATCTCAATGGCTGCTGGGTACCTTTCTATAACTGGCACAAGCTTTTTGCCGGACTTCTGGACGCGCAGGCCTATTGTGGCGTCGACCGGGGCATTCCGGTGGCCGAAAAGCTGGGTGGCTATATTGAAATGGTTTTTGCGGCGCTTGACGACGCACAGACGCAGAAGGTGCTCGACTGCGAGCATGGTGGCATCAACGAGAGTTTTGCCGAACTGTATAGCCGCACGAACAATCCGCGCTGGCTGAAGCTGTCTGAGCGACTCTATCACCACCGCATGCTCGACCCGCTGGCGGCCCGCGAAGACAAGCTTGCCAACAACCACGCCAACACACAGGTGCCAAAGCTGATTGGTCTGGCGCGTCTCTATGAGCTGACGCAGAAGCCGCAGTATCAGACCGCCTCCAGCTTCTTCTGGGAGCGGGTTGTGAACCACCACAGCTTCGTTATTGGCGGCAATGCTGACCGTGAGTATTTCTTTGAGCCGGACACCATCTCGGCCCATATCACCGAGCAAACCTGCGAAAGCTGCAACACCTACAATATGCTGAAGCTGACGCGACACCTCTATAGCTGGTCGCCGAAGGCCGCTTGGTTCGACTATTATGAGCGCGCGCATCTCAATCACATGCTGGCGCATCAGAACCCAAAGACGGGCATGTTCACCTATATGATGCCGCTGATGTCGGGCGCGGCGCGCGGTTTCTCCGATGAGGAAAACTCCTTCTGGTGCTGTGTGCTGTCGGGGATCGAAACCCATTCCAAGCACGGAGACTCTATCTACTGGCACCAAGAAAAGACGCTCTTCGTCAACCTGTTCATTCCGTCAAAGGTCAACTGGGCGGAACAAAAGGCGGCGTTCGAGCTGACCACCAAATACCCCTATGAGGGCCAAGTAGCGCTGAAACTCAGCCAGCTTTCTGGCGCGAAGACCTTTACGGTGGCGGTGCGTATCCCCGGCTGGGCCGAAGCCTCAACTCTGCAAGTCAATGGCAAGCCGGCCCTAGCCAAGATGAATGATGGTTATGCCCTAATTACCCGAAAATGGCGCGCGGGGGACGTGGTGACGCTGGACCTGCCGCTGAAGCTGCGTTTTGAGACCGCGGCAGGCGATAACAAGGTCGTGGCCCTCCTGCGCGGCCCGATGGTGCTGGCCGCTGATCTGGGGCCTGCAGATCAGCCGTGGGGAGGCGATGCCCCGGCTCTAGTTGGGTCCGATCTGATCGGCAGCTTCTACCCGGTCTCGGCGGCCGAAGCGGTATATGTATCCAAAGGCTCGGGACGTCCGGCGGATATGACATTCCGTCCCTTCTATGCGCAATACGAACGCCGCACAGCGGTCTATTTCAATCGCTACAGCGACGACGAATGGGCACAGGCGCAGGTCGCCTATCGCGCTGAACAGGCCCGTCTGAAAGATCTCGCCAACCGTTCGGTGGATGTCATGCATCTGGGTGAGATGCAGCCCGAACGCGACCACAATCTCCTAACCGGCGGCAACTCCTACCCGGTGGTCTATCGCGCCCGCAATGGCCGGGACGCCCGCACTGGGGGCTTCTTCAGCTTTGAGATGAAGACGACCAAGGACGGGAAGGATGCGGGCCCGCTGATGCTCCAGGCCACCTATTGGGGTTCAGAATTCAACCGCAGCTTCACCATTGAGATCGACGGCACGGTCATCGCGCATGAGCGACTGTCGGGCCGTCAGCCGGGGGCGTGGATAGATGTCGATTACCCCATCCCGCACGAACTGACGCGCGGGAAACAAAAGGTCACGGTCAAGGTCAACCCGCAGGAGGGGAAATCTGCTGGCCCGGTCTTTGGTGTCCGCCTCTTTACCATGGCTCCTGCGGCAAAACCGGCCTGAGGCATCCTGATGCGCCCTTGTCCCTGATCAGCCTACTGCCGCTGCCGGCCGGATGGACGACTCACGCTGAGCCAGTCCTCTATGCGCCCAACTCGGCGCCGGAAGCGCGGACGGTAAGTGCCCATCTTCGATGATGGAGCTGATTATACGACCGATCCCGCACCGCTGATCTCCGGGGCCAGGTTGTATATTCTTACCGGACGCGATACGGCCGTACCGGGCGTCATGATCTCATCATGCCCGAATGGCAGATGCTGGTCAGCGATGATCCGTAATCGGGATAGTGGACGCATAAACTGTACTTTCTAAAGCCGGAAGCGGTGGTCAAGTGAGCGACGCCGGTCCGCGCCTTTGCCCCTCAGATCGTGCAGAAATCGGACAAGTGCTTCTATCTCTACGCCCCGGTGCGACGCGCCCTTTGACGCCATGGTCATCCGCAACATCGCTTCGCACGCCCGCGTCACCGCCTCCAATGCGCCTGTGGAATACTGGCTGCGCGCCCTTGATATCGGCCTGCCGCCAGAAATTTTGGGCCACCTGATCGCCCAACAATCCGACGCAGAAATGGGTGCCGTTAAAGGGGGAGCGATCAGTCACGCTGAACGGGGCCAGTATCTATTTCTGGGACTATCAAACCGCAGGCTCCGGCGTCGGTGTCACGCCGCCAAAGGGCTGGCATCTGGACTATCGTGACCGCGAAACGTTGAAACCCGTCAAGGCCACAACCGCGTACAGAAGCCGTCTTGACGCCACTTATCCTGTCTCGTTTACGCTAGCGGCCGCTCGCTGTCTGCGGGCCGCGTTCGACGCTTCTACTGATGGGAAGTCCTACGCTGCTGTTGCGGCACAGGAGTGGCAGGCCTTTACAGTTACCCCGCAGGTGCCCGTCAAGGCCTCGGTAAAGGGCCCCGCGTCAACTGAGTGTGCGCAGCGATAGGCAAGCGCGTGAAATCCTGCTAAACAGGGTGCATGTGGAAGCGGCTGAGCCCTATTTTCGGATTGCTGGCCTTCGTTGTGGCCACGGTGGCGGGACCGGCCATGGCTCAAGTCCGCATGGCCGCCGTCGAGCCTATGCCCTGTCATGAGATGGCAATGAGTGAACAGGGAACATCGATAAAAAAGCCTGTCCAAAAAACGCATACCGATTGCGACGGTGCGTGTCAGTGCCCGGTCAGCCATTGCGCCGCCGGTCCTCTCACCCTGCCTCAGCTGACCTTGCCGATGATCTATGATAACCCTGATTTTCACAAATTTTTCTTTGATCAACGGTTGAGCTTTGGTTTGAGTGAAGACCTGATGCGCCCGCCACGCGCCTGAAAACCGGACTCGTTGGGCGCCCAGAGCGGGTGCAACTCGTCACGTTTTTTAGGAAAATACTCATGAAATCCATGCTTTTGGCGGGCTTCTTCAGCTTGTGCGCCACTATGGCTCTAGCCGAAACCCGCACCTATCACCTGACTATCTCGCCGGTCCAGTCCATCATTGGCGGCAAACCCGTACCCAAGATCGCCGTCAATGGCACCATTCCCGGCCCCGTCCTGCGCTTTACCGAAGGCGACGAGGCTGTGATCCATGTGACCAACCGCTTGAAAACCCCGACCTCAGTCCACTGGCACGGCCTGCTGCTTCCGGGTGTAATGGACGGCGCGCCGGGCTTTAACGGCTTCAAAGGCATAGCCCCTGGTGAGACCTTCACCTATCGTTTCCCGATCCGGCAGTCGGGCACCTACTGGTATCATTCGCATTCTTTGGGGCAGGAGGCAGACGGCCTCTACGCCGGCATTGTCATAGCTCCCAAGACACCGGCCCCCATTTCCGCCGACCGCGACTATGTGGTGCTGCTCTCCGACTTTCATCAGGACAGCGCTGCACGTATTCAAGCCAACCTCAAAAAGTCTTCCGACTATTATCAGTATAAGCGCCGCACCGTGAGCGATCTGATTGAGGACGCGCATGCACAGGGGATTGGTAAAGCTCTAAAATCAGCCGGCGAGTGGGGGAAGATGCGTATGCTCCCCACCGACCTGTCCGACGTCACCGGCTACCGCTTTCTCGTCAACGGCCTAACGAATGAGCAGAACTGGACGGGCCTGTTCCGGCCGGGTGAGCAGGTGCGCCTTCGCTTTATCAACGCCTCGGCCATGACGATGTACGATGTACGCATCCCGGGCCTGAAAATGACGGTTGTCGCGGCCGATGGCCGACCGGTACAGCCGGTTGAGGTGGATGAATTCCGCTTCGGCAATGCCGAAACCTATGATGTCATTGTAACCCCGCGCGAAGAGCGTGCCTATACGATTGCAGCCGAGTCGCTCGATCGCGAGGGCTTTGCGCTTGGGACCCTCGCCCCGCACGAAGGGATGACCGGCGAACTCCCCGTGCATCGCCCGCGTGCTTTGCTCAAAATGGGCGACATGAATATGGACGTCATGATGCGCGACGACCCCCACATGGATATGAGCCAGATGGACCATGACAGCGGTTGGGCCGACACGGGCGCACCCAAAGGGGCCGTGGTGCTCAACTATTCTCAATTGAAAAGCTTGACCCCTCGGAGTGACACGCGCGCTCCCACGCGCTTTATCAAAGTGGTGCTGGGCGGTAATATGGAGCGCTATATCTGGACCATAAACGGGAAAACCTTTTCCCCCGAAGACGGCATTGCGTTGGGCTATAATGAGCGGGTGCGGCTGATCTACGTCAATGAAACCATGATGGCCCATCCCCTGCATTTGCACGGCATGTTCGTACAGCTTGAGAACGGGCAGGACGCGGATCGCATGCCAGACAAGCACACGGTGATCGTGCCGCCGGGTCAGACCGTGTCGGTTCTACTTTCGGCTACCGAGCCCGGTGACTGGCCCTATCACTGCCACCTGTTGTTCCATATGCAGTCGGGAATGATGACGACCTTACGCGTCGCTGCACCGGAAGCGGGTTTTATACCCCCGACGGCGCAACCCGCTCCGAACCACACGCCACACGGGGAAGGCCATGATGAACATCATTAAAATAACGGCTCTGTGCCTGCTGCTCCCCTCAGCCGCGTTAGCCCAACACGACCATTCGGCCACCTATCACGCCGTGTGGCTGGAAACCGCCTTCAGCCGGCACGAGGGGAAGGAGACGGCCTATTGGGAGGCCGACGGCTGGGTCGGTGGCGATACGCACAAGCTTTGGCTCAAAAGCGAAGGCAAGGTGGGTGACGCCCGGAAGAATGGCGACGTCTGGGCTCTCTACAGCCGCAATGTGTCAACCTTCTGGGACATGCAGATTGGTGTGCGTCACGATTTCGGGGAAGGGGATCGCAACTGGTTGGCCATAGGGGTAAACGGGCTCGCACCCTATTTCTTCGAGACCGAGGCGCATCTGCTCGTGGGTGAAGAAGGCACCGTCGGCGCGCGGTTGCGGCAGGAAAACGATGTGCTGTTGACTAATCGGCTGATCCTGTCGCCGTCTTTGGAAGTCAATGCGGTCAGTCAGGCCGACACACAGCGCGGCACGGGTTCGGGTCTGACCGATGCGACAGCGGCCCTGAAACTGCGCTATGAGGTCAACCGGCGCTTTGCACCCTACGTGCAGCTTGATCATCAGCGCAAATTGGGAGAGACGGCCGAATGGGCGCGCGCTGCGGGAAATATGACTGAAGACAGTCGCATAAGCATCGGAATACGCTGGCTATTCTGATAAATGAAAACGGCGTCCGGATCGCTTCGGACGCCGAAATTTCACTCTGTCTCCAACATTACAGCTTGTATTCCAGACCAACCCACACCTTGCGTCGCGACGCCGGCATTGAGGAGTCCGCGCGCTCGAAATCGGCATATTTGACACTGACCGTCAGGTTCTTGGTCAGAGCCGTCGAGGCCAGCGCATCCCATTCTTTGCCCACGGCGCGGCTGTTACGATCCGTCTTGAAATCGTGATAGCTGAGGGTCAGGGTCGGCTTCTTAAAGGGGCCGATCTGGGTCGGATGAGCATAAGTGGTCGTGAAATTTAGATCGTTCAGACCATCCGGCAGCATCTTGTTGCCATTGGTTGAAAAGGCGTCGGCCCAGCCACGGACATTGTGCGCGCTGCCGATGGGGGTGATGAAGCCGCGCACCCCATTGCCTTCATTCTTCTCATATGCCGCGACGACCTTCCAGCGTCCATGATTGACGCCCACCTCGCCGTTCACGGCCTTGAGGCTGAAATCGCTGGGGTTATTACCGTGCTCGACCTGCTTGGCGATGACACCGGCATACGTCAGTTTCGTCGTTTTGCTCAGCGGTTTTTCACCGCTGAACCGCAGGCCAGTCGTCAGGGTTGAGTTATAGGCCGAATTCTTGAAATCGAGCGCATAGACAAAGCCTTGTACTTTCATGGCCGGGCTTGCCGCATAGCCGACATTTAGAATGTGGCTGTCGGAATCCCAGTCG
Coding sequences:
- a CDS encoding multicopper oxidase domain-containing protein, producing MKSMLLAGFFSLCATMALAETRTYHLTISPVQSIIGGKPVPKIAVNGTIPGPVLRFTEGDEAVIHVTNRLKTPTSVHWHGLLLPGVMDGAPGFNGFKGIAPGETFTYRFPIRQSGTYWYHSHSLGQEADGLYAGIVIAPKTPAPISADRDYVVLLSDFHQDSAARIQANLKKSSDYYQYKRRTVSDLIEDAHAQGIGKALKSAGEWGKMRMLPTDLSDVTGYRFLVNGLTNEQNWTGLFRPGEQVRLRFINASAMTMYDVRIPGLKMTVVAADGRPVQPVEVDEFRFGNAETYDVIVTPREERAYTIAAESLDREGFALGTLAPHEGMTGELPVHRPRALLKMGDMNMDVMMRDDPHMDMSQMDHDSGWADTGAPKGAVVLNYSQLKSLTPRSDTRAPTRFIKVVLGGNMERYIWTINGKTFSPEDGIALGYNERVRLIYVNETMMAHPLHLHGMFVQLENGQDADRMPDKHTVIVPPGQTVSVLLSATEPGDWPYHCHLLFHMQSGMMTTLRVAAPEAGFIPPTAQPAPNHTPHGEGHDEHH
- a CDS encoding glycoside hydrolase family 127 protein → MIRTTFQTDRRALLCGAGALTLLTAIGGPAVASAPIVARPIPLTQVRLLPSPFLEAVEANRRYLLFLSPDRFLYNYHKFAGMPVKGEIYGGWESDTIAGEGLGHYLSALSLMHAQTGDNECVARIHYIISELEKVQAAHGDGYVAGFMRKRKDGSIVDGKEIFPEIMAGDIRSAGFDLNGCWVPFYNWHKLFAGLLDAQAYCGVDRGIPVAEKLGGYIEMVFAALDDAQTQKVLDCEHGGINESFAELYSRTNNPRWLKLSERLYHHRMLDPLAAREDKLANNHANTQVPKLIGLARLYELTQKPQYQTASSFFWERVVNHHSFVIGGNADREYFFEPDTISAHITEQTCESCNTYNMLKLTRHLYSWSPKAAWFDYYERAHLNHMLAHQNPKTGMFTYMMPLMSGAARGFSDEENSFWCCVLSGIETHSKHGDSIYWHQEKTLFVNLFIPSKVNWAEQKAAFELTTKYPYEGQVALKLSQLSGAKTFTVAVRIPGWAEASTLQVNGKPALAKMNDGYALITRKWRAGDVVTLDLPLKLRFETAAGDNKVVALLRGPMVLAADLGPADQPWGGDAPALVGSDLIGSFYPVSAAEAVYVSKGSGRPADMTFRPFYAQYERRTAVYFNRYSDDEWAQAQVAYRAEQARLKDLANRSVDVMHLGEMQPERDHNLLTGGNSYPVVYRARNGRDARTGGFFSFEMKTTKDGKDAGPLMLQATYWGSEFNRSFTIEIDGTVIAHERLSGRQPGAWIDVDYPIPHELTRGKQKVTVKVNPQEGKSAGPVFGVRLFTMAPAAKPA
- a CDS encoding alginate export family protein, with the protein product MIVRVSLSTLALAGIAGGAHAESFSEALAKSKPILESRLRSESVSQAGLNDASSLTWRNRVGFESGQFGKVKILVEFEDVRAVKDDYNSGYNGKTTYASVNDPEVTELNRLQLTWTPNVATTLTAGRQRILIDDNRFVGNSGWRQDEMTFDALRLDVKKGKWSSTYAYLTKINRTAGEYADWDSDSHILNVGYAASPAMKVQGFVYALDFKNSAYNSTLTTGLRFSGEKPLSKTTKLTYAGVIAKQVEHGNNPSDFSLKAVNGEVGVNHGRWKVVAAYEKNEGNGVRGFITPIGSAHNVRGWADAFSTNGNKMLPDGLNDLNFTTTYAHPTQIGPFKKPTLTLSYHDFKTDRNSRAVGKEWDALASTALTKNLTVSVKYADFERADSSMPASRRKVWVGLEYKL
- a CDS encoding copper resistance protein B, coding for MMNIIKITALCLLLPSAALAQHDHSATYHAVWLETAFSRHEGKETAYWEADGWVGGDTHKLWLKSEGKVGDARKNGDVWALYSRNVSTFWDMQIGVRHDFGEGDRNWLAIGVNGLAPYFFETEAHLLVGEEGTVGARLRQENDVLLTNRLILSPSLEVNAVSQADTQRGTGSGLTDATAALKLRYEVNRRFAPYVQLDHQRKLGETAEWARAAGNMTEDSRISIGIRWLF